A DNA window from Chryseobacterium sp. MEBOG06 contains the following coding sequences:
- a CDS encoding siderophore-interacting protein — MAKIPTGQIIAEVTRKEYISDHFIRVYLYSPEVKLFKDTAVGDNNKIAVPPAGLNEIHFPTLDENHQWVHPPKELAPTIRTYTHRGIDLEKNELIIDFVDHGDGGPASRWVREAEAGSKLGVMMRLDGKELYPKADWYLLVGDATAIPVISAILETLPETAKGICIIEVHGKEDEQQLKTKADIDFKWLHNSNPQISSDISDAVKNVEIPETSKFGYVACEFSGVKEIRTYLRKEKNWTSQELYAYSYWKAGVAENESQADRQKEKDSLE; from the coding sequence ATGGCTAAAATTCCAACAGGGCAGATCATTGCCGAAGTTACCAGAAAAGAATACATCAGCGATCATTTTATAAGGGTTTATCTATATTCGCCCGAAGTAAAGCTATTCAAAGATACCGCTGTAGGAGACAATAATAAAATTGCTGTACCGCCGGCAGGTTTAAACGAAATTCATTTTCCAACCTTGGATGAAAACCATCAGTGGGTTCATCCTCCGAAAGAATTGGCTCCAACAATAAGAACCTATACGCACAGAGGGATTGATTTGGAAAAAAATGAACTGATCATTGATTTTGTAGACCACGGAGACGGAGGTCCTGCGTCAAGATGGGTAAGAGAAGCTGAGGCTGGTTCCAAATTGGGGGTAATGATGCGTCTGGATGGAAAAGAATTGTACCCTAAAGCTGATTGGTATCTGCTGGTAGGTGATGCTACGGCAATTCCGGTTATCAGTGCGATTTTGGAAACCCTTCCTGAAACTGCAAAAGGAATATGCATCATTGAAGTTCATGGAAAAGAAGATGAACAGCAGCTGAAAACCAAAGCTGATATTGATTTTAAGTGGCTTCATAATTCAAATCCACAGATCAGCAGTGATATTTCTGATGCAGTGAAGAATGTAGAAATCCCCGAAACATCCAAATTTGGCTATGTAGCATGCGAATTCTCAGGCGTAAAAGAAATCCGTACATATCTCCGGAAAGAAAAAAACTGGACTTCACAGGAACTCTACGCTTATTCTTATTGGAAAGCAGGTGTTGCAGAAAATGAATCGCAGGCGGACAGACAGAAGGAAAAAGATTCACTGGAGTAG
- a CDS encoding class I SAM-dependent methyltransferase: MKDLMGRAIWDYYHNENPEDLQTETSISELDELPVDYLFRDFEEMNDIEQKALQLSEGKILDIGAGAGSHSLYLQNEKKLDVTALDISPKSVEVCALRGIEKAVCENMLDFSGETFDTILLLMNGTGVFESLAKIDTYLQKLHTLLNDNGQILIDSTDIIYMFDRDKDGGVYIPAGGYYGELEYIVHYKGESEEPITWLYLDFNTLKNAAEYNGFKIEKIMKDEDSYLAKLTKK, translated from the coding sequence ATGAAAGATTTAATGGGCAGAGCGATCTGGGATTACTATCACAATGAAAATCCTGAAGACCTGCAGACTGAAACATCAATTTCTGAGCTGGATGAGCTTCCGGTAGATTATTTATTCAGAGATTTTGAAGAAATGAATGATATTGAGCAGAAAGCACTGCAATTATCCGAAGGAAAAATACTGGATATTGGAGCAGGAGCAGGTTCTCATTCTTTATATCTTCAGAATGAAAAAAAACTTGATGTAACTGCTTTAGATATCTCTCCAAAATCTGTTGAGGTTTGTGCGCTGAGAGGAATTGAAAAGGCTGTTTGTGAAAATATGCTTGATTTTTCCGGTGAAACATTTGATACCATTTTATTATTGATGAATGGTACAGGGGTTTTTGAAAGTCTTGCTAAAATTGATACCTATCTTCAGAAATTGCATACTTTATTAAATGATAATGGACAGATTCTGATTGACAGTACAGACATTATCTATATGTTTGACCGTGATAAAGATGGCGGAGTATACATTCCGGCAGGAGGATATTATGGGGAACTGGAGTATATTGTTCATTACAAAGGAGAATCTGAAGAGCCGATTACGTGGCTTTACCTTGATTTTAATACTTTGAAGAATGCCGCTGAATACAATGGTTTTAAAATCGAAAAAATCATGAAAGATGAAGATTCTTACTTAGCAAAACTGACTAAGAAATAG
- the metG gene encoding methionine--tRNA ligase, producing the protein MSNRKMITAALPYANGPVHIGHLAGVYIPADVYARFQRRLGKDVAFICGSDEHGIPITIRAKKEGVTPQDIVDKYHGIIKKSFSDLGISFDEYSRTTSKNHYETSQDFFKVLYEKGKFTEEVSEQYFDEQAGEFLADRYIVGTCPNCGNENAYGDQCEKCGSTLSPSELINPKSMLSGNVPILKETKNWYLPLNEYEDFLNEWIIEGHKDDWKPNVYGQVKSWLNDGLKPRAMTRDLNWGVPVPLPNADGKVLYVWFDAPIGYISFTKEWAEKNGKDWKDYWQSENSDLVHFIGKDNIVFHCIIFPAMMKAHGDYIMPKNVPAFEFLNLENDKISTSRNWAVWAHEYVEDFPGQQDVLRYALLSSAPETKDNNFTWKDFQTKNNSELVNKFGNFINRVISFTNKNFEGKVPNGVLDDTSKAAMKTAIEDVNNYLEKYEFRNALNAFMLLVDYGNQYLQNAEPWKTIKNDPNEAGQAMFVGAQISAVVAQLCEPFMPFSAEKLFGYFNIEKKNWNDLQNTEIHIEVGHKIEEAPLLFTKIEDSAIEAQIQKLENTKQNNKKTNPNANPMKEEITFDDFTKIDLRTATIIEAEKVEKADKLLKLTVDTGVDVRTVVSGIAESFTPEEVIGKQVMILLNLAPRKIRGIESQGMLLLTTKPDGKLSFVTPDDSNVENGIEIG; encoded by the coding sequence ATGTCAAACAGAAAGATGATTACGGCAGCTTTGCCTTATGCAAACGGGCCGGTTCATATAGGACATTTGGCAGGTGTTTATATTCCTGCGGATGTTTACGCAAGATTTCAGAGAAGATTAGGAAAAGATGTAGCGTTTATCTGTGGTTCGGATGAGCACGGGATTCCTATTACTATAAGAGCTAAAAAAGAAGGGGTTACTCCTCAGGATATCGTTGACAAATATCACGGGATCATTAAAAAATCTTTTTCTGATCTGGGAATCTCCTTTGATGAATATTCAAGAACTACGTCTAAGAACCATTATGAAACCAGTCAGGATTTCTTCAAGGTTTTATATGAAAAAGGCAAATTCACAGAGGAGGTTTCTGAGCAGTATTTTGATGAGCAGGCTGGAGAATTCCTTGCTGACCGTTATATTGTAGGAACGTGCCCGAACTGTGGCAACGAAAACGCATACGGAGACCAGTGTGAGAAATGTGGTTCTACCCTTTCGCCATCGGAACTGATCAATCCGAAATCAATGCTTAGTGGAAATGTTCCTATCCTTAAAGAAACAAAAAACTGGTATCTGCCTTTAAATGAATATGAAGATTTCTTAAATGAGTGGATCATTGAAGGTCATAAAGATGACTGGAAGCCTAATGTATACGGGCAGGTGAAATCCTGGTTGAATGACGGCCTTAAGCCTCGTGCCATGACCAGAGATCTGAACTGGGGAGTTCCGGTTCCACTTCCAAATGCAGATGGGAAAGTATTGTACGTATGGTTTGATGCACCTATCGGTTATATCTCTTTCACCAAAGAATGGGCAGAGAAAAATGGAAAAGACTGGAAAGATTACTGGCAGAGTGAAAACAGTGACCTGGTACATTTTATCGGAAAGGATAATATTGTATTCCACTGTATTATTTTCCCTGCGATGATGAAGGCTCACGGAGATTACATTATGCCTAAAAATGTTCCTGCTTTTGAATTCCTGAACCTTGAGAACGATAAGATTTCGACTTCAAGAAACTGGGCAGTATGGGCTCATGAATATGTGGAAGACTTCCCTGGACAACAGGATGTTTTAAGATATGCTCTTCTTTCATCCGCTCCGGAAACTAAAGATAACAACTTTACATGGAAGGATTTCCAGACGAAGAATAATTCTGAGCTGGTTAATAAATTTGGAAACTTCATTAATAGAGTTATTTCTTTCACTAACAAAAACTTTGAAGGAAAAGTTCCAAATGGTGTTTTAGATGATACCAGCAAAGCTGCAATGAAAACAGCGATTGAAGACGTTAACAATTACCTGGAAAAATATGAATTTAGAAATGCATTAAATGCATTTATGCTTTTAGTAGATTATGGTAATCAATATCTTCAAAATGCAGAACCTTGGAAGACAATAAAGAATGATCCAAATGAGGCGGGCCAAGCAATGTTTGTCGGAGCTCAAATTTCTGCTGTTGTTGCTCAATTATGTGAGCCATTCATGCCATTCTCAGCTGAAAAATTATTTGGATACTTTAATATTGAGAAAAAGAATTGGAATGATTTACAAAATACTGAAATCCATATTGAAGTCGGACATAAAATTGAAGAAGCTCCTCTATTATTTACTAAAATTGAAGACAGCGCAATCGAGGCTCAAATTCAAAAGCTGGAAAATACAAAACAAAACAATAAAAAAACAAATCCTAACGCAAACCCTATGAAAGAGGAAATCACGTTTGATGACTTTACTAAAATAGACCTTAGAACAGCAACTATTATAGAAGCTGAAAAGGTAGAAAAAGCAGATAAATTATTAAAACTTACTGTAGATACAGGAGTAGATGTAAGAACTGTTGTTTCAGGTATTGCGGAAAGCTTTACCCCTGAAGAAGTTATTGGTAAGCAGGTAATGATCCTTTTGAATCTTGCACCAAGAAAAATCAGAGGAATTGAATCTCAGGGAATGTTATTATTAACAACAAAACCAGACGGAAAATTATCTTTCGTAACACCGGATGACAGCAATGTTGAAAACGGTATTGAGATCGGATAA
- a CDS encoding SusC/RagA family TonB-linked outer membrane protein: protein MKNFTTVLKIAPAFLLASTVMHAQTKDSLPQEKKIEEVVLIGYGKQKKTDLTGSISSVSSKDFNGGAATADQLIVGKTPGVQITGNSGAPGAGSTIRVRGGSSFINNDPLIVIDGVPIDFNSLSGATNPLSLINPNDIETFDILKDASSAAIYGNRASNGVILITTKKGTAGKFKVNFNTNFSVSTKMNNVDVLNGDQFRQFVNSFGTSLQKSYLGTSNTNWQDLIYQQAWGTDNNVSFSGGVKGLPYRVSLGYNEQNGIVRTNDFKRTSLGLNFSPKFFDNHLTVNGNFKGTFTENRFPDKGAIGAATYFDPTQPVYSGNSNYGGYYEWLDPQNHATGLNVNGTRNPLGLLYGKRDLSSVFRVIPSLQLDYKFHFLPDLRLNVTGSYDYAKSDGSVNVSKDYAQGIGSLGSYRSYSQEIKSKLFESYLNYVKKIEAINTNVDVIAGYSYQDTHSITPEAPTYYGNQKTDFSTPGDTQRTLVSFYARGIFTIANKYVINGSIRRDGSSTFWNGTDRNNLWGNFPAVSVAWKINEESFLKNISSINSLKIRAGWGKTGQQETGNFYPAFGSYSYSNSSTAQYQLGNSFYTLLRPDVYNPNLVWETTTTKNLGLDFEILNSRISGSIDYFDKKSENLIAKVPTWAGDLNNFNIKNVGIISNKGFEANLNIIPIKSQNLTWDVNFNATKFNPKVTSLSQYVDSAYKIPAGSISGINNYIQAITVGQPLNAFYVYQQVYDANGKPLDGAYIDRNGDGKITEDDKYFYKSPTPDIILGFSTKVKFKNWEIGTALRAVLGNYVYNNSASNSSIANIQANNFLSNTNSSVLNTQFATTQLFSDMFIEDASFLRMDNLTVGYNAGELIGKGTNLRINAMAQNVFVITKYKGVDPEVFGGIDNGFYQRPKVYSVGFNFQF from the coding sequence GTGAAGAATTTTACAACAGTATTAAAAATCGCGCCCGCTTTTTTACTGGCCAGCACAGTAATGCATGCGCAAACAAAGGACTCTCTTCCACAAGAAAAGAAAATTGAGGAAGTTGTACTGATTGGGTATGGTAAGCAGAAGAAGACAGACCTTACCGGTTCGATATCTTCGGTTAGTTCCAAAGACTTTAATGGAGGGGCAGCTACTGCAGACCAATTAATAGTAGGAAAGACACCAGGGGTTCAGATAACTGGAAATAGTGGTGCCCCAGGAGCAGGTTCTACCATCAGAGTACGAGGGGGCTCTTCTTTTATAAATAATGACCCTCTAATTGTTATTGATGGTGTACCCATTGACTTTAATAGTTTAAGTGGTGCCACAAACCCACTATCATTAATTAACCCTAATGATATTGAAACTTTTGATATCTTAAAAGATGCTTCTTCAGCAGCTATTTATGGTAACAGAGCTTCAAACGGGGTAATTTTGATTACAACAAAGAAAGGAACTGCGGGCAAGTTTAAAGTAAATTTTAATACCAATTTTTCCGTTTCTACCAAAATGAACAATGTGGATGTTTTGAATGGAGATCAGTTTAGGCAGTTTGTAAATTCCTTTGGAACTTCATTACAAAAAAGCTATTTAGGAACTTCAAATACAAACTGGCAAGATCTAATTTATCAGCAGGCATGGGGAACAGATAACAATGTTTCTTTTTCAGGAGGTGTTAAAGGACTGCCATATAGAGTATCCTTAGGATATAATGAGCAAAATGGAATTGTAAGAACGAATGATTTTAAAAGAACATCTTTAGGATTAAATTTCTCTCCTAAGTTTTTTGATAATCATTTAACTGTTAATGGTAATTTCAAAGGAACTTTTACGGAAAATAGATTTCCTGATAAAGGCGCTATTGGAGCAGCAACATATTTTGACCCAACGCAGCCTGTATATTCTGGAAACTCTAATTATGGGGGGTATTATGAATGGCTAGATCCTCAAAATCATGCTACAGGTCTGAATGTAAATGGTACTAGAAACCCACTGGGCTTGTTATATGGTAAAAGAGATCTTTCTTCTGTTTTTAGAGTTATTCCAAGTTTGCAACTGGATTATAAATTTCACTTTTTACCAGATTTAAGATTAAATGTTACAGGATCCTATGATTATGCTAAAAGTGATGGCTCGGTAAATGTATCTAAGGACTATGCCCAAGGAATCGGAAGTTTAGGCTCTTATCGTTCTTATTCTCAGGAAATCAAAAGTAAATTATTTGAATCCTATTTAAATTACGTAAAAAAGATTGAAGCCATCAATACCAATGTAGATGTTATTGCTGGGTATTCTTATCAAGATACTCATTCAATAACACCGGAAGCTCCAACGTATTATGGTAATCAAAAAACAGATTTTTCTACGCCAGGTGATACCCAAAGAACATTGGTGTCATTCTATGCCAGAGGTATTTTTACGATTGCTAACAAATACGTGATTAATGGATCAATAAGAAGAGATGGATCTTCTACATTCTGGAATGGAACGGATAGAAATAACCTTTGGGGAAATTTCCCGGCAGTATCAGTTGCCTGGAAGATTAACGAAGAGAGTTTCCTTAAAAATATTTCAAGTATAAACTCCTTAAAAATAAGAGCAGGATGGGGTAAAACTGGACAGCAGGAAACAGGTAATTTTTATCCAGCTTTTGGTTCCTATTCATATAGTAACAGCAGTACTGCTCAGTATCAGCTTGGAAATAGTTTTTATACTTTGCTTCGTCCTGATGTTTATAATCCAAACCTGGTTTGGGAAACAACAACAACCAAAAACTTGGGATTAGATTTTGAAATTCTTAACAGTAGAATTAGTGGATCTATAGATTATTTTGACAAAAAATCGGAGAACTTGATCGCAAAAGTTCCTACTTGGGCTGGAGATTTAAATAACTTTAATATTAAAAATGTTGGAATTATATCAAACAAAGGTTTTGAAGCGAACTTGAATATTATTCCAATTAAAAGTCAAAACCTAACTTGGGATGTTAATTTTAATGCAACTAAATTTAATCCTAAAGTTACAAGCCTTTCACAATATGTAGATTCTGCATATAAAATTCCTGCTGGAAGCATTTCTGGAATTAATAATTATATTCAGGCAATTACAGTAGGTCAGCCACTGAATGCATTCTACGTTTATCAACAAGTTTATGATGCCAATGGAAAACCATTAGATGGTGCCTATATTGATAGAAATGGAGATGGAAAGATAACTGAAGATGATAAATACTTTTACAAGTCACCTACACCCGATATCATTTTAGGATTTTCTACAAAGGTTAAATTTAAGAATTGGGAGATTGGTACGGCCCTCAGAGCTGTTTTGGGTAATTATGTATACAATAACTCTGCTTCTAACAGTTCAATAGCCAATATTCAGGCTAATAACTTCTTAAGCAATACCAATTCAAGTGTTTTGAATACTCAATTTGCTACTACACAACTATTTTCGGATATGTTTATTGAAGATGCATCGTTCCTAAGAATGGATAATCTTACAGTGGGTTATAATGCTGGCGAATTAATAGGAAAGGGAACTAATTTAAGAATCAATGCGATGGCTCAGAACGTATTTGTAATTACAAAGTACAAAGGTGTAGATCCTGAAGTTTTTGGTGGAATTGATAATGGATTTTATCAAAGACCTAAAGTGTATTCAGTAGGGTTTAACTTCCAATTTTAA
- a CDS encoding RagB/SusD family nutrient uptake outer membrane protein, which translates to MKNKYLYKKLIIGSITLSTLISIGSCTQDLEREPTLGLTSTVLYKDFNNYKPALAKIYAGLAIGGQGDENNGDGNTDIGGIDGGFSNYLRQMYSMQVLTTDEAIIAWSDAGLPEMHNMTWNSSNPFVAAIYYRIYNVIAVSNEFIKNTTDEKLATNGISGSNLTEAKYMNAEARFLRAQSYYHALDLFGNVPFVLETTDVINNPPPRITRTELFKFVETELLACANNLKDARTNEYGRADKAAAWALLARLYLNAKVYTGTERNTDCITYCNKIINTGYTLKPNYGSLFMADNNLSNPEVILSVNYDGMRTKTYGGSTFMVHAAIGGSMPAAQFGVNGGWGGIRTTKSFVSLFNGNPNDQRGNFYTNGQNLEINDITAFTDGYAFVKYKNIKYADNTQGSDPTGTFVDADIPLYRLADIYLMYGEAVTRGGSGGNIGTALGYVNALRTRAGGNQVTSVNTDFFLDERAREMSWEATRRTDLIRYGKFTSSSYVWPWKGGVKEGKGVDEYRNLFPIPANDIVANPNLVQNPGY; encoded by the coding sequence ATGAAAAATAAATATTTATATAAAAAACTAATTATTGGGTCAATTACATTGTCCACTTTAATTTCGATAGGATCTTGTACTCAAGATCTTGAAAGAGAACCAACTTTAGGGTTAACCTCTACAGTATTATACAAGGATTTTAATAATTATAAACCTGCGTTAGCAAAAATTTATGCCGGATTGGCAATTGGTGGACAGGGAGATGAGAATAATGGTGATGGAAATACAGATATCGGCGGTATTGATGGTGGGTTTTCTAATTATCTTCGTCAAATGTACAGTATGCAGGTTTTAACAACCGATGAGGCTATCATTGCTTGGAGCGATGCAGGTCTTCCGGAAATGCATAATATGACCTGGAATTCTTCAAATCCATTTGTTGCTGCTATTTATTATAGGATATATAACGTTATTGCAGTAAGTAATGAGTTTATCAAAAATACAACTGATGAAAAGTTGGCAACCAATGGAATTTCAGGAAGTAATCTTACTGAAGCAAAATATATGAATGCAGAAGCTAGATTTTTGAGAGCTCAATCTTACTATCATGCTTTAGACCTGTTTGGAAATGTTCCTTTTGTATTGGAAACTACTGATGTTATTAATAATCCGCCACCAAGAATTACAAGAACTGAACTATTCAAATTTGTAGAAACGGAATTGTTAGCATGTGCTAATAATTTAAAGGATGCTAGAACTAATGAATATGGTAGAGCAGATAAAGCTGCAGCATGGGCTTTATTAGCAAGATTATATCTCAATGCAAAAGTTTATACAGGTACAGAAAGAAATACAGACTGTATTACTTATTGTAATAAAATAATTAATACAGGATATACTCTGAAACCAAATTATGGTTCATTGTTTATGGCTGATAATAATTTGAGTAATCCAGAGGTGATTTTATCTGTTAATTATGACGGTATGCGTACCAAAACTTATGGAGGTTCAACTTTTATGGTGCATGCTGCTATTGGTGGTTCTATGCCGGCAGCACAATTTGGAGTCAACGGAGGCTGGGGCGGAATAAGAACAACAAAATCTTTTGTTAGCTTATTCAATGGAAATCCAAATGATCAGAGAGGTAATTTTTATACAAATGGGCAAAATCTGGAGATTAATGATATAACTGCATTTACTGATGGATATGCTTTTGTTAAATATAAGAATATAAAATATGCAGATAATACTCAGGGCTCAGACCCTACGGGTACTTTTGTAGATGCTGATATACCACTTTACCGTTTAGCAGACATTTATTTAATGTATGGAGAAGCAGTTACCAGAGGTGGTTCAGGAGGTAATATTGGAACGGCTTTAGGATATGTAAATGCTTTAAGAACGAGAGCTGGAGGAAATCAGGTAACATCAGTGAATACTGACTTTTTCTTAGATGAAAGAGCTAGAGAAATGTCTTGGGAAGCAACCAGAAGGACGGATCTTATTCGCTATGGAAAGTTCACTTCAAGTTCGTATGTATGGCCATGGAAAGGAGGCGTAAAAGAAGGCAAAGGTGTAGATGAATATAGAAATCTTTTCCCTATACCAGCTAATGATATTGTAGCTAATCCTAATTTGGTTCAAAATCCTGGATACTAA
- a CDS encoding SusE domain-containing protein: MKHFFKILAIAFIGIFIISCEKDEDQAVITETIKSKVTPDKTTIVLDKANPDNVALNITWNKSTFNIPVVYTQQIQFAIKGENFKDASTTEVTTSPLAYTNKQLNNIALSLGAATNVSAEIEVRIRTLVGAAPFYSDVTTLVVTPYLLGPTYKYTDLYLIGDATSAGWDNSETNAKFLPLQKTAATGVYSYVGYFAQGGFKLIKTPGSWDTQYGLGGSAGALSTSATSGNISVSAAGYYKLTVDTNALTYTFTAIAPPTVSYTTISMIGTASGDWSTDVDLQKSTFDPHIWVKKNAAMNSGEFKFRANHDWGTNWGKAQEFFGVAELGGGNIPVSETFKYDVYFNDITAEYSLIPIFK; this comes from the coding sequence ATGAAACATTTCTTTAAAATATTAGCAATAGCATTCATTGGAATTTTTATTATTTCATGTGAAAAAGATGAAGATCAGGCTGTTATTACTGAAACTATAAAAAGTAAGGTTACACCGGATAAGACAACGATTGTTTTAGATAAGGCGAATCCTGATAATGTAGCTCTAAATATCACTTGGAATAAATCAACCTTTAATATACCTGTAGTTTATACACAACAAATACAGTTTGCAATTAAAGGTGAAAATTTTAAAGATGCCTCTACTACGGAAGTGACAACTTCACCATTAGCCTATACCAATAAACAGCTTAATAATATAGCATTGAGTTTAGGGGCAGCTACCAATGTGTCAGCAGAGATTGAAGTTAGAATAAGAACTTTGGTTGGGGCGGCACCTTTTTATTCTGATGTGACAACTTTAGTAGTAACTCCTTATCTTCTAGGACCTACTTATAAGTATACAGATCTTTATTTAATAGGTGATGCTACATCAGCTGGTTGGGATAATAGTGAAACAAATGCGAAGTTCCTTCCTTTACAGAAAACAGCTGCAACGGGAGTATATTCTTATGTAGGGTATTTTGCACAGGGTGGTTTTAAATTAATTAAAACTCCAGGTTCTTGGGATACTCAATATGGCTTAGGCGGTTCTGCCGGAGCCTTAAGCACAAGTGCTACTTCTGGAAACATTTCTGTATCAGCTGCAGGGTATTATAAATTAACGGTTGATACCAATGCTTTGACCTATACCTTTACTGCAATAGCACCTCCAACAGTTAGCTATACTACAATTTCAATGATCGGAACAGCATCCGGAGATTGGAGTACAGATGTAGATCTTCAAAAGTCAACTTTTGACCCTCATATTTGGGTGAAGAAAAATGCGGCAATGAATTCTGGTGAATTCAAGTTCAGAGCCAATCATGACTGGGGAACAAACTGGGGGAAAGCTCAGGAGTTTTTTGGAGTGGCAGAGCTTGGAGGAGGAAATATTCCAGTAAGTGAAACCTTTAAATATGATGTGTATTTCAATGATATTACCGCTGAATATTCACTAATTCCAATATTTAAATAA